TCGAGACCCGGGACCGCGTCCCGCCGGCGGTGCCCGAGGCCCTCGATGAGCTCGCCCGCGCGGTCACCCGCGTGGCGACCTGGCTCGAGGACCCGCGCGCCGGCGCGGACGCGCCCGACGCGGCGCTGGCCGCGGCCGCCCGCGCCACGGCCATCCTCGACCAGACGACGAACCTCTCGGTGAGCGCGATCGTCGGCCAGGTCCGCGCGACCGCCGTCGACCTGCTCAGCGCGACGGGCGTCGAGCGGCCCGCCGCGCGCGAGGCGGTGCGGGCGGCGCACCGCCCGGCGCCGCCGGCCCCTGCGCGCTAGCCGCCCAGTGGCGCGCCGAGCGCCTGCGCCTCGGCCCGGCGCTCGGCGTCGAGCACGACGACCTCCATCGCGCTGCCCGGCGCCACGTGCGGCTGCATGGCGCGCAGCACGGCGTCGATCGCCGCCGGCCCGCCGCCGTCGGCCAGCGCCACCGCGAGGCTCGGCTGGTCCCCGCGGTCCACGAGCCACACGGCGTCGATGCCGTCCTCGCCCGCGGCGGCCGCGCCGACGGCCTCGCGCAGCTCCTCGGTCGCCCAGGACCCGGCCGGCGTGAACGGGGCGTCGCCGGCGGGGCGGGGGAGGGCCGCGAGGCGCTCGGCCTCCGCGCGGCTGAGGTAGCCGCCCTGCGGGCGCTCGGGGT
The DNA window shown above is from Conexibacter sp. SYSU D00693 and carries:
- a CDS encoding SseB family protein, translated to MSTSPEELRRILSVAKETGDSSAVGPALLEAQLVVPVHPGDGAPRIGTVGYRDGREVAVAFTDQAEADAWRGRPERWATLDARAVLDQMLATPAERLDIDPERPQGGYLSRAEAERLAALPRPAGDAPFTPAGSWATEELREAVGAAAAGEDGIDAVWLVDRGDQPSLAVALADGGGPAAIDAVLRAMQPHVAPGSAMEVVVLDAERRAEAQALGAPLGG